Proteins from a single region of Mucilaginibacter daejeonensis:
- a CDS encoding Gfo/Idh/MocA family protein, giving the protein MKNDEEEKKGITSRRDFLKTGMLAAAGFMIVPRYVLGGRGYVAPSDRLVIAGVGAGGKGETDISNFYKSGKAEIGYLCDVDDRRAANMVKKFPKAKYYKDWRELFDKEHKHIDAVSVATPDHNHAIITYHAMQLGKHVYVEKPLTHDIWEARMLTQAAKKYKVVTQMGNQGASNDGTRLLSEWYDAGLIGDVHTVYCWTNRPVWPQGIAWPSTGGNIPKELDWDLWLGTAPYKPYVDKLVPFNWRGWWDYGTGALGDMGCHLIEAPFRVLDLKYVKSVQSSVGSVYVDEFKKGVFPESCPPSSHVTLTFPKTGKTKGDISLHWMDGGIQPERPDELGPNEKWGGEEGNGTLFIGTKGKMYASTYSTAPTLLPKSLTEQAKAPQKWARVPGGSNGHYTQWVEACLAGYGKQELSSPFEVAGPLTEALLMANLAVRGHDLPGGQFKYEWDNSAMKVTNFDAVNQYVKRNYRSGWDLKV; this is encoded by the coding sequence ATGAAAAACGACGAGGAAGAAAAAAAAGGGATCACCTCCCGCCGCGACTTTTTAAAGACCGGTATGCTGGCCGCCGCCGGCTTCATGATCGTGCCCCGCTATGTATTAGGGGGCCGTGGTTACGTAGCCCCGAGTGACCGGCTGGTGATCGCCGGCGTAGGCGCAGGAGGCAAGGGTGAGACCGACATCAGCAATTTTTACAAAAGTGGCAAGGCCGAGATCGGTTACCTGTGCGATGTTGACGACCGCCGTGCGGCCAACATGGTCAAAAAGTTCCCGAAGGCTAAATATTACAAGGATTGGCGCGAGCTGTTCGACAAAGAGCATAAACATATTGATGCGGTATCGGTGGCTACGCCCGATCATAACCATGCGATCATTACCTATCATGCTATGCAGCTGGGTAAGCATGTGTATGTTGAAAAACCGCTTACCCACGATATTTGGGAAGCCCGCATGCTTACCCAGGCCGCCAAAAAATATAAGGTGGTCACACAAATGGGTAATCAGGGTGCATCTAATGACGGTACCCGGTTACTGTCGGAGTGGTACGATGCCGGTTTGATCGGCGATGTGCACACCGTGTATTGCTGGACCAACCGCCCCGTATGGCCGCAAGGCATTGCCTGGCCATCTACAGGCGGCAACATCCCTAAAGAACTGGACTGGGACCTTTGGCTGGGTACCGCACCCTACAAGCCTTATGTAGATAAACTGGTACCGTTCAACTGGCGTGGTTGGTGGGATTATGGCACCGGTGCACTGGGCGATATGGGTTGCCACCTCATCGAGGCTCCGTTCCGCGTTCTTGACCTCAAATATGTCAAATCAGTACAGTCGAGCGTGGGCAGCGTTTACGTTGATGAATTTAAAAAAGGCGTGTTCCCTGAAAGCTGCCCGCCATCGAGCCACGTTACCCTTACCTTCCCTAAGACCGGCAAAACGAAGGGCGACATCTCCCTGCACTGGATGGACGGCGGTATCCAGCCCGAACGCCCTGACGAGTTAGGCCCGAACGAAAAATGGGGCGGCGAAGAAGGCAACGGTACGCTGTTCATCGGCACCAAAGGAAAAATGTATGCCAGCACCTACTCTACCGCACCAACGCTTTTACCAAAATCGTTGACCGAGCAGGCCAAGGCTCCGCAAAAGTGGGCCCGTGTACCGGGCGGTTCCAACGGCCATTACACCCAATGGGTGGAGGCATGTTTGGCCGGCTATGGTAAACAGGAACTGAGCTCACCGTTCGAGGTGGCTGGTCCGCTTACGGAGGCCTTACTAATGGCCAACCTGGCCGTTAGGGGACATGACCTGCCGGGCGGGCAATTCAAATACGAATGGGACAACAGTGCCATGAAAGTGACCAATTTTGATGCAGTGAACCAGTACGTGAAGCGTAATTACCGCAGCGGCTGGGACCTGAAAGTATAA
- a CDS encoding gluconate 2-dehydrogenase subunit 3 family protein → MDRREAINRVALLLGGTVIGAEFLLSGCKPGGSVNTDDLFDQDTVAFLNEVAETILPRTETPGAKAADVGGFMAKMVRDCYEEEDQKVFKKGVNELNDACKKKFDRNFMEAEPDQRTQLLIDLDKEQAAYSKKKEKDAPNHYFTMIKQLTLFGYFTSEIGCTKAQRYLPVPSKYNGDYPYRKGDKAWALA, encoded by the coding sequence ATGGACAGAAGAGAAGCTATAAACCGCGTGGCCCTGTTGCTGGGCGGTACCGTGATCGGAGCCGAGTTCCTGCTATCGGGCTGCAAGCCCGGCGGATCAGTGAACACCGATGACCTTTTTGACCAGGACACCGTTGCCTTTTTGAACGAGGTTGCCGAAACCATTTTGCCACGTACCGAAACACCGGGCGCCAAAGCTGCCGATGTAGGCGGCTTTATGGCCAAGATGGTGCGTGACTGCTATGAGGAGGAAGACCAAAAAGTATTCAAAAAAGGCGTTAATGAACTTAACGACGCCTGCAAAAAGAAATTTGACCGCAACTTTATGGAGGCGGAGCCTGACCAGCGTACCCAACTGCTGATCGACCTGGACAAGGAACAGGCTGCCTACAGCAAAAAGAAGGAGAAAGATGCTCCTAACCATTATTTCACCATGATCAAGCAGCTGACGCTGTTCGGTTATTTTACCTCTGAGATAGGTTGCACCAAGGCACAACGTTACCTGCCGGTGCCGAGCAAATACAACGGTGATTACCCGTACCGTAAAGGCGATAAGGCCTGGGCACTCGCTTAA
- a CDS encoding Gfo/Idh/MocA family protein, protein MKLKLGMIGGGQGAFIGAVHRIASRIDDEYELVCGAFSSNAERSKASGAALGISDERVYGTYQELIEKEQQLPEDIRVQVISIVTPNHVHFEPAKLALQSGFHVVLDKPMTLTLQQAKELRDVAKSSGKLLCLTHTYTGYPMVKQARELVAAGHIGQVRKVYAQYPQGWLSTFAEGDDNKQASWRTDPSQSGIAGAMGDIGTHAFNLTEYVSGLQVSHLCADINTVVPGRKLDDDGAVLLRFDSGASGVITATQIAAGAENNVKISVYGDKGGLEWQQDDANSLIVRYLDKPAEIWRTGGGYTSATAQFNTRTPSGHPEGYLEAFANLYRNFALTVKAKEQKEEPTAAMLDFPGVEEGVRGMAFIENVIASGRSEQKWTPFTI, encoded by the coding sequence ATGAAGTTAAAGTTAGGAATGATCGGCGGCGGTCAAGGTGCCTTTATAGGTGCCGTACACCGTATCGCCTCCCGTATAGATGATGAGTATGAACTGGTATGCGGTGCGTTCAGCAGCAATGCCGAACGTTCAAAGGCCAGCGGTGCAGCACTGGGCATCAGTGATGAACGCGTTTATGGCACTTACCAGGAGCTGATCGAAAAAGAACAACAACTGCCCGAAGATATTCGTGTGCAGGTGATCAGCATCGTTACCCCTAATCACGTACATTTTGAACCAGCCAAACTGGCGCTGCAAAGTGGCTTCCATGTGGTATTGGATAAACCCATGACGCTGACACTACAGCAGGCCAAAGAATTGCGCGACGTGGCGAAAAGCAGCGGCAAGTTACTTTGCCTTACTCACACTTATACCGGCTACCCAATGGTGAAACAAGCCAGGGAGCTGGTGGCCGCAGGCCATATAGGCCAGGTGCGTAAAGTATATGCCCAATATCCACAGGGATGGTTGAGCACCTTTGCCGAGGGCGATGATAACAAGCAGGCCTCATGGCGCACCGACCCATCGCAAAGCGGCATTGCCGGAGCTATGGGCGACATTGGTACCCATGCGTTTAACCTGACCGAATATGTGAGCGGCCTGCAGGTAAGCCACCTGTGTGCTGATATCAATACCGTGGTGCCCGGCCGTAAACTGGATGATGATGGTGCCGTACTACTCCGCTTTGACAGTGGTGCGAGCGGCGTGATCACTGCCACACAAATAGCTGCTGGTGCCGAGAACAATGTGAAGATCAGTGTTTACGGTGACAAAGGCGGCCTCGAATGGCAACAGGACGATGCCAACTCGCTGATCGTGCGTTACCTGGACAAGCCTGCGGAGATATGGCGTACCGGCGGTGGGTATACATCAGCCACGGCTCAGTTCAATACCCGTACCCCATCGGGTCATCCCGAAGGTTACCTGGAAGCCTTTGCTAACCTGTACCGCAACTTTGCGCTTACCGTGAAAGCAAAGGAGCAAAAGGAAGAACCTACCGCTGCAATGCTCGACTTCCCTGGTGTGGAAGAAGGCGTACGCGGCATGGCCTTCATCGAGAATGTGATCGCCTCTGGCCGATCTGAACAAAAGTGGACACCATTTACCATCTAA